DNA from Thermococcus argininiproducens:
AGGATATAAGAGACAATTTGAGGAGAAATATAGAAAAAAATACGGGAAGGGAGTGTGGAACCTTTTAGTTAGAGCTTCTTCAATAGTAAGAATTCGTGAGTATGTGTTGAGGAAGTACAGAGATATTATTCTACAACATACAAGGAGGTAGAGGATATGGTTAAGTATTTGGAATTAAGGTATAAAACATTTGAAGAATATTTTGAGAACTTTATTGATACTTTACTCTCAACAAACAAGACTTATGAATATTTTGTTGATTGGGAAAAAGTGAAGAATGTCGTTTTGAAATATGAAAAAGAGCTGGCTCTGTTAAAACAATTGTACGAATTGAAACCTAAAAAAGCTAAAGAGCGATTAAAATTATTGCTACAAGAGCATCCAACAATACTGCCTCTTATCCCCGCTCTAATCGCTGAAAGAACTGATAAAGGATTATTAAGTATTTATGACCCAGATAAAATGCAATTTGTAGAATTTAATTTTAAGTCGCACTTTTTAACAGAGAGCGAAATTAATCAAATAGTTGAATTTTGTGAAAAAACGGGACTATTGGATGTCTTGATTAGTGTTCAAAATTTGAGAGATTACCTATTTGGGGTTGAGGTTGGGATTGATACAAACGCTAGGAAAGGGAGAAGTGGCACACTTTTTGAAAAAATGGTAAAAAGATTCCTTGAGAAAAATTTGCCTGAATATGTAAGAGTCATTCCTCAGGATAGAAGGTTTTCTCTCTATGAGACTATTGGAAGAACTAAAAAGGAGAAAGCTAAAAGGCATGACTTCGTATTGTATAAAGAAGAAACTCCTATTATGGCTATAGAAGTCAATTTCTACAATGTTACAGGAAGTAAACCGATAGAGATTGTTGGGAGTTATATTACTCTAAATAAGGCAGCCAAAGAAAAAGGAATTGCCTTTGTGTGGGTTACAGACGGACCAGCGTGGAAAAAGATGAGGGAGCCATTAATGAGAGGAATGAAAGAAATTGAGTGGGTTGTTAATTATTTCCAACTTCAGAAGCTTATTCAATATTTCAACTCCATTAACTGGGAAATTTAAAAAGAGGAGATGAAACTACACCTTTACAAGAAACTCTGCTATAGTTATTTGTTTTTTAATTTCTCTTTTAGTCATTGACATCATTTTTGTTCCGTTTCCATTTTTTGTTAATTCAATTGCTTTTGAGATACCAACTCTAAGCTCTTTTGGCACATTGGTGACTAATATTTCTGCTATTTTTCCTCTTTTATCTGCTTTTGAGTTTATGGCTCTGTTAGCATAAACAGTAATAACCTCAAATTCTTTGATTCCTTCATATAGCTCCCTAACTGGCTGAGCATGAGAGTTACTCAGGATAAAGTAAACTCCCATTTCATGTAATTCAATACACACATCTCTTAACCTTTCTTGATCTTTTTGAGTGAAGTCATCTTTTGAGTAGCTAGTGAAGTTAGCTGTTTTGGAAATTGGATGATACGGGGGATCGAAGTATACTAGATCCCCTGGCCGAGCAACAGTTAGGATATATGTAAAGTCTTCATTGTAAATTTCAAGTCTCTTCAGAACTTCACTGACT
Protein-coding regions in this window:
- a CDS encoding type II restriction endonuclease codes for the protein MVKYLELRYKTFEEYFENFIDTLLSTNKTYEYFVDWEKVKNVVLKYEKELALLKQLYELKPKKAKERLKLLLQEHPTILPLIPALIAERTDKGLLSIYDPDKMQFVEFNFKSHFLTESEINQIVEFCEKTGLLDVLISVQNLRDYLFGVEVGIDTNARKGRSGTLFEKMVKRFLEKNLPEYVRVIPQDRRFSLYETIGRTKKEKAKRHDFVLYKEETPIMAIEVNFYNVTGSKPIEIVGSYITLNKAAKEKGIAFVWVTDGPAWKKMREPLMRGMKEIEWVVNYFQLQKLIQYFNSINWEI